Part of the Salmo salar chromosome ssa10, Ssal_v3.1, whole genome shotgun sequence genome is shown below.
AGGCTGACATCAGTCCAGCAGGCTTTTGGCCGGTGAGCTGCATTACAGACAAAACATCACAAACGGATTGAGTTTTACAGCAGATCCTCCTCATCCACAACGCTTTATGGACTCGTCATAATACTTGTGAAGTAgccaaaaatatataaaaaatgcacagacacacacacttgaaaCAGTGAATTTCTTAATCGGCATGAGACCTCCATAGCCCGTAGCTACCGACAAACCATCGGTCAAACTGTGCTTCCTCCTGACGTGTGGTTGTTATTGTCTGTCCATCCCTTCATttatctagtctgtctgtctcttcctgtgtTCCCCCCCGACACCACTATTATGCTGACTGAGTCTTTCTCCTCAACTATGCACGGGGACAATCATTATTGAAGGCCACAAATCCCATTCCAGAGGCTGGTAGGGTCACAGTGTTTCCTTGGGTTACATTGCTCAACTGCTAATGTAGGGTTGTAGTGTGCTGGTAATGTAGTTGACTCATACCATACGGTCCTCACTGATAACAAGCTTCTTTGGTTGGATCTGCTTGCTATCTAAAGTTATTTACAGTTCTGATAGTGTGCACAGTTATTATTCTCTTACCTTAGGGTTACAGCTGGTTATAGCAGTGGTGAGTGACTCGACCTTCCCATTGAGTGTTTTGACCTCAGCCTCCCTCAAAAccagtctctctccctgcaggctCTTCTCCTCCCTCAGCCGGTTCTGTTCCTTCAGCAGGGTCTCTACCTGCCTATCGTGGTTCTCCCGGATCTCTAGCAGCAGCCTGCTGCCCTCCGCCGCTGTCACGCTGCGATTTTGATGACACTGCTGGAGGTCAAGGGTCAGGTGGCTGTTCTGGACCTCCAGGCGACTGGACTGGGCCTGGATGTTTGCCACCTGGATGAAGATGTTAACATATTGTAGCAAATTCTTGGGGTATCCCCAACCGGGACTTGAACCCgggtccagcgactgtcaagccaacaccttaactGTTACGCTAAGAGGTCCGAACCTCTTGacaaggtcgctaggtgttggctTAAGGTCACTATATTATGTTTCATTAAGATGCTCTACAGAGGCAGGTTGCTGTATGTTTGTTTGTAGAAAGCGATATGCAAATATACTTttattgattaattgattgatatTGTAGGCAGTTGGGTAAAGCAGAAACAAACTGGGACACTGGCTAACCTGTAAACTCCAAGCTAAATTGAACATACCAATACTTTCAAAGTATGTTACATAtatatttgacccaggtctggtgtACTCTACATACCTTGTTCCCCACGTTGTCCAGGTATCTCTGGAACTTGTCCTCTACCTCTTTAGACAGGTTGGAGCATCTGGCCCTGATGTTCTCCATCTGCTCTGTCTGCTTCTCACAGGTCAGGTGAAAGGTCATGGAATGGGGGAACAGGTTGTCGATGCGCACCAGGAAGTTACTGGTCACCATCTGGATCCCCTCCAGAGACTTGGCAAAGTCCTCTTTACACTTCTGGGTGTAGAGAGTCAGATGTTCCTTCAGGTTGTTGTTCTCCCTCCGCAGAGAGATGGTCTCAAGGTTGTGGGCGTCACGGTCCTTGATGGCATTGTCCCTCTCGATGCGGATGTACTGGCTGGTCTTGGTGAAGTTGGCTTCGATCAGTTTGATTATTGATGCCTGCTGGGAGTTCAGAGACTGGAGGGTTTTTACCTCAGCTGAGGAGAAAAGATATTACAGCAGAAATTGTTGTTACTTGTTGTTATTAGATTGAAATGTTTGGGTCAATGTACTGTTTCACTGTGTCAGGTCTCTATCACAGTATTAGGATAGAACGCTCTGCCTAAGCCTGAGTGACAAAGGGGAAATAGTAACGTACTGTTAGGAGTGGTGACGATGAAAGTGTTTTGAAGAGGGGTGCTGGGACCCCGGACATGGCTCATCTCTATTTTCTTCTTGTCTGCTTCACACTGGCTCTGTggaggaaagaaagaaagtgtCAGGTTTTGTCTTCATAAATGTTAGCTATGCTCCACTAATTGAAATGAACTGTCACTTTTTGGGAGAAAAGTTAGTGTGCAGATATCCTTGCATTATAGTCATGTAAGtgcaaaaacatttgtttttatctAACCTTTTTATCTAAGCTCTGAGATAAAACATAAATCAATTTCACAAGAGAGAACTGATACCATTTCTGCAGCAGAACCAGTTTAACAAATTGTTCATAAATGTAGAATTTTCTCTGTATATTAATTATTTCTCAGATCTAATGCCAAAGTAATTCCTGCACACTAAATGTGTCTAGTGCTGTATGTCAGCTCACAataacaaaatgaacaaaaaattaGCTAGTATCTATTTATATTGCATCATAATGTTACAGTCCCATCTCCTCACCGCTTTCAGTATGAGGGCTTTGATCTGCACCCCGGAGGCATTAGCTGCTTTCTTTAGCACAGCCACTTCTCCCTCCAGGGCTGTCTTCTCAGCCT
Proteins encoded:
- the plvapb gene encoding plasmalemma vesicle associated protein b — protein: MYSSNSYSQAKFGLEAKDIHKAKGKSCGYYMRVVFFFSSLIQSLIIVSLVLFLVYGQPEKSAEERRVEELEQSLNKISENNINLRKDKADLGAALVARKAEKTALEGEVAVLKKAANASGVQIKALILKASQCEADKKKIEMSHVRGPSTPLQNTFIVTTPNTEVKTLQSLNSQQASIIKLIEANFTKTSQYIRIERDNAIKDRDAHNLETISLRRENNNLKEHLTLYTQKCKEDFAKSLEGIQMVTSNFLVRIDNLFPHSMTFHLTCEKQTEQMENIRARCSNLSKEVEDKFQRYLDNVGNKVANIQAQSSRLEVQNSHLTLDLQQCHQNRSVTAAEGSRLLLEIRENHDRQVETLLKEQNRLREEKSLQGERLVLREAEVKTLNGKVESLTTAITSCNPKLTGQKPAGLMSAWKGGPSIAAPVISKPPMVHTHH